A section of the Streptomyces sp. SCL15-4 genome encodes:
- a CDS encoding ROK family transcriptional regulator, translated as MGQLTGGDPSLLRRINSAVVLHALRATDCATLTEVTRVTGLSRPTVEGVVEGLIEAGLVVETAADEGGTRRQGRPARRFRFRAEAGHLLGLEIGPHRVAALLSDLDGRVLGAQAKEVGEEAPADERLDRLRGAVAELLRRAGVARGSLRAVGVGTPGIVEADGTVRLGTALPGWTGLRLGERLSRSFRCPVLVENDANAAALAEHWKGAAAETDDVVFVLAGLSPGAGSLIGGRLHRGYGGAAGEIGALHLLGREATPEALLSTTDEPLHPLDEQAVAEVFALARGGDLRARAAVERYIQRLVHDVAALVLALDPELVVIGGWASGLDGVLEPLRRELARYCLRPPRVALSVLGEAAVATGALRLALDHVEEELFAVDGTVTRR; from the coding sequence GTGGGGCAGCTGACCGGCGGCGATCCCTCGCTGCTGCGAAGGATCAATTCCGCGGTGGTGCTGCACGCGCTGCGCGCCACGGACTGCGCGACGCTCACCGAGGTGACCCGGGTCACCGGGCTGTCCCGGCCGACCGTCGAGGGCGTCGTGGAGGGGCTGATCGAGGCCGGTCTCGTGGTGGAGACGGCGGCGGACGAGGGCGGCACGCGCCGGCAGGGGCGGCCCGCGCGGCGGTTCCGGTTCCGGGCCGAGGCGGGTCATCTGCTGGGCCTGGAGATCGGGCCGCACCGGGTCGCCGCGCTCCTGTCCGACCTGGACGGCCGGGTGCTGGGCGCGCAGGCCAAGGAGGTCGGCGAGGAGGCCCCGGCGGACGAGCGGCTCGACCGGCTGCGCGGCGCGGTCGCCGAGCTGCTGCGCCGGGCCGGGGTGGCGCGCGGTTCGCTGCGCGCGGTGGGCGTGGGCACGCCGGGCATCGTGGAGGCGGACGGCACGGTGCGGCTGGGCACGGCGCTGCCCGGGTGGACGGGGCTGCGGCTCGGGGAGCGGCTGAGCCGGTCCTTCCGCTGTCCGGTGCTGGTGGAGAACGACGCCAACGCGGCGGCGCTCGCGGAGCACTGGAAGGGTGCGGCGGCGGAGACGGACGACGTGGTGTTCGTGCTGGCCGGGCTGAGCCCCGGGGCCGGTTCGCTGATCGGCGGACGGCTGCACCGGGGGTACGGCGGGGCGGCCGGTGAGATCGGCGCGCTGCATCTGCTGGGCCGGGAGGCGACGCCGGAGGCGCTGCTCTCCACCACCGACGAGCCGTTGCACCCGCTGGACGAGCAGGCGGTCGCCGAGGTGTTCGCGCTGGCGCGCGGCGGTGATCTGCGGGCGCGGGCGGCCGTGGAGCGGTACATCCAGCGGCTGGTGCACGACGTGGCCGCGCTGGTGCTGGCGCTCGATCCGGAGCTGGTGGTGATCGGCGGCTGGGCATCCGGTCTGGACGGCGTGCTGGAGCCGCTGCGCCGCGAACTGGCCCGCTACTGCCTGCGTCCGCCCCGGGTGGCGCTGTCGGTCCTCGGCGAGGCGGCCGTCGCCACGGGGGCGCTGCGGCTGGCCCTGGACCATGTGGAGGAGGAGTTGTTCGCCGTGGACGGCACGGTGACGCGGCGCTGA
- a CDS encoding alpha/beta fold hydrolase — MSATVSFQVPAPHGPGEVTVSYARVGRGEPLVLLHGIGHHRQAWDPVVDILATEREVIAVDLPGFGASPGLPDGLAYDLPTTNAVLGALFEALDLDRPHVAGNSLGGLLALALGRDRLVRSVTALSPAGFWSRAERRYAFTVLLGMRGIARRLPPPVVAGLSRTAAGRTALTSTIYARPARRSPAAVVAETHALATATGFEATLRAGAAVRFTDDVPGLPVTVAWGTRDRILVRRQGIRAKRLIPHARLVRLPGCGHVPMNDDPALVARVILDGSR, encoded by the coding sequence ATGTCCGCCACCGTCTCCTTCCAGGTCCCCGCCCCCCATGGCCCCGGCGAGGTGACCGTGTCCTACGCGCGCGTGGGCCGCGGTGAACCGCTGGTCCTGCTGCACGGCATCGGCCACCACCGGCAGGCCTGGGACCCGGTCGTGGACATCCTGGCCACCGAGCGCGAGGTGATCGCCGTGGACCTGCCGGGGTTCGGCGCGTCACCGGGGCTGCCGGACGGTCTGGCCTACGACCTGCCGACCACCAACGCGGTGCTCGGCGCCCTGTTCGAGGCGCTGGACCTGGACCGCCCGCACGTGGCCGGGAACTCGCTGGGCGGTCTGCTGGCGCTCGCACTGGGCCGGGACAGACTCGTACGCTCCGTCACCGCCCTGTCCCCGGCCGGTTTCTGGTCGCGGGCGGAGCGGCGCTACGCCTTCACGGTGCTGCTCGGCATGCGCGGCATCGCCCGGCGGCTGCCGCCGCCGGTGGTGGCGGGGCTGTCCCGCACGGCGGCCGGCCGTACGGCGCTGACCAGCACCATCTACGCCCGGCCCGCGCGCCGTTCGCCGGCGGCGGTGGTCGCCGAGACACACGCGCTCGCGACGGCCACCGGCTTCGAGGCGACCCTGCGGGCGGGCGCCGCCGTCCGGTTCACCGACGATGTGCCGGGCCTGCCGGTCACGGTGGCCTGGGGCACGCGGGACCGGATCCTCGTGCGCCGCCAGGGCATCCGCGCCAAGCGGCTCATCCCGCACGCCCGGCTGGTGCGGCTGCCCGGCTGCGGTCACGTCCCGATGAACGACGACCCGGCGCTGGTGGCGCGGGTGATCCTGGACGGCAGCCGCTGA
- the purB gene encoding adenylosuccinate lyase gives MTSAPAKPRIPNVLAGRYASAELATLWSPEQKVRLERRLWLAVLRAQKDLGIEVPDEAIADYERVLDTVDLASIAEREKVTRHDVKARIEEFNDLAGHEHVHKGMTSRDLTENVEQLQIRLSLELMRDRTVAVLARLGRLAGEYAELVMAGRSHNVAAQATTLGKRFATAADELLVAHGRVEELLARYPLRGIKGPVGTAQDMLDLLGGDDAKLAELEDRIARHLGFSQAFTSVGQVYPRSLDYEVVTALVQLAAAPSSLAKTIRLMAGNELVTEGFKPGQVGSSAMPHKMNTRSCERVNGLMVILRGYASMTGELAGDQWNEGDVSCSVVRRVALPDAFFALDGLLETFLTVLDEFGAFPAVIARELDRYLPFLATTKVLMGAVRSGVGREVAHEAIKENAVATALAMREQGAERNDLLDKLAADERLPLDREQLAALMADKLSFTGAAAGQVGTVVARIEKVVEQYPEAAGYTPGAIL, from the coding sequence GTGACTTCAGCGCCCGCCAAGCCCCGCATCCCGAACGTCCTCGCCGGACGGTACGCCTCGGCCGAGCTCGCCACGCTCTGGTCGCCCGAGCAGAAGGTGAGGCTGGAGCGCCGGCTCTGGCTCGCCGTGCTGCGGGCCCAGAAGGACCTCGGCATCGAGGTGCCGGACGAGGCGATCGCCGACTACGAACGCGTCCTCGACACCGTCGACCTGGCCTCGATCGCCGAGCGCGAGAAGGTCACCCGGCACGACGTGAAGGCGCGGATCGAGGAGTTCAACGACCTCGCCGGGCACGAGCACGTGCACAAGGGCATGACCTCCCGTGACCTCACGGAGAACGTCGAGCAGCTGCAGATCAGGCTGTCGCTGGAGCTGATGCGCGACCGTACGGTGGCCGTGCTGGCGCGCCTGGGCAGGCTGGCCGGCGAGTACGCCGAGCTGGTCATGGCCGGCCGCTCGCACAACGTGGCCGCGCAGGCCACCACCCTCGGCAAGCGGTTCGCGACCGCCGCCGACGAGCTGCTCGTCGCCCACGGCCGCGTCGAGGAACTCCTCGCCCGCTACCCGCTGCGCGGCATCAAGGGCCCGGTCGGCACCGCGCAGGACATGCTGGACCTGCTGGGCGGGGACGACGCCAAGCTCGCCGAGCTGGAGGACCGCATCGCGCGGCACCTGGGCTTCTCGCAGGCCTTCACCTCCGTCGGCCAGGTCTACCCGCGCTCGCTGGACTACGAGGTCGTCACCGCGCTGGTGCAGCTCGCCGCGGCCCCGTCGTCGCTGGCCAAGACGATCCGGCTGATGGCCGGCAACGAGCTGGTCACCGAGGGCTTCAAGCCGGGCCAGGTCGGCTCCTCGGCGATGCCGCACAAGATGAACACCCGTTCCTGCGAGCGCGTCAACGGCCTGATGGTGATCCTGCGCGGCTACGCCTCGATGACCGGCGAGCTGGCGGGCGACCAGTGGAACGAGGGCGACGTGTCCTGCTCGGTGGTGCGCCGGGTGGCCCTGCCGGACGCCTTCTTCGCCCTGGACGGCCTGCTGGAGACGTTCCTGACGGTGCTCGACGAGTTCGGCGCCTTCCCCGCGGTGATCGCCCGCGAGCTGGACCGCTACCTGCCGTTCCTGGCGACCACCAAGGTGCTGATGGGCGCGGTGCGCTCCGGGGTCGGCCGGGAGGTCGCGCACGAGGCGATCAAGGAGAACGCGGTCGCCACCGCGCTGGCGATGCGCGAGCAGGGTGCCGAGCGCAACGACCTGCTCGACAAGCTCGCCGCCGACGAGCGTCTGCCGCTGGACCGGGAGCAGCTGGCCGCGCTGATGGCCGACAAGCTGTCCTTCACCGGCGCCGCCGCCGGCCAGGTCGGCACGGTCGTCGCCCGGATCGAGAAGGTCGTCGAGCAGTATCCCGAGGCGGCCGGTTACACCCCCGGAGCGATCCTCTGA
- a CDS encoding RNA polymerase sigma-70 factor — translation MTAQPATDVFEEHRPLLMGVAYRMLGRVADAEDVVQEAWLRWYHADRAEVREPRAYLVRVTTRLAIDRLRQAQRRGEAYVGPWLPEPYLTESAGTAPDSADRAVLADTVSLAVLVVLESLSPLERAVFVLREAFGYPYAEIAELLERTEPAVRQLAGRARRHVAERRPRYDVDPARRRELTERFLAAAGGGDLQGLMSLLAPDVRLVGDSGGKAKAPVRVLHTADKVGRFLVGAARTAPADRTHRVLETNGGPALLISVGGEPDSLFQVDVADGRITSVYIIRNPDKLRHLAGR, via the coding sequence GTGACCGCACAGCCCGCCACCGACGTCTTCGAAGAACACCGGCCCCTGCTCATGGGCGTCGCCTACCGCATGCTCGGCCGGGTCGCCGACGCGGAGGACGTGGTGCAGGAGGCATGGCTGCGCTGGTACCACGCCGACCGCGCGGAGGTTCGCGAACCGCGCGCCTATCTGGTGCGCGTCACCACCCGGCTGGCCATCGACCGGCTGCGCCAGGCACAGCGGCGCGGCGAGGCCTACGTCGGCCCCTGGCTGCCCGAGCCGTACCTCACCGAGTCCGCCGGTACCGCACCGGACTCCGCCGACCGCGCCGTGCTCGCCGACACGGTCTCCCTGGCCGTCCTGGTCGTCCTGGAATCGCTGTCCCCGCTGGAACGGGCGGTGTTCGTGCTCAGAGAGGCGTTCGGCTACCCGTACGCCGAGATCGCCGAGCTGCTGGAACGGACCGAGCCGGCGGTACGGCAGCTCGCCGGGCGGGCCCGCCGGCACGTGGCCGAACGGCGCCCGCGCTACGACGTCGACCCCGCCCGGCGCCGCGAACTGACCGAGCGTTTCCTCGCCGCGGCCGGCGGGGGCGACCTCCAGGGGCTGATGTCCCTGCTCGCCCCGGACGTCCGGCTGGTCGGCGACAGCGGCGGCAAGGCCAAGGCGCCGGTGCGCGTCCTGCACACCGCCGACAAGGTCGGCCGCTTCCTCGTCGGCGCCGCCCGCACCGCCCCGGCGGACCGGACCCATCGCGTCCTGGAGACCAACGGCGGCCCCGCCCTGCTGATCTCGGTCGGCGGCGAGCCCGACAGCCTGTTCCAGGTGGACGTCGCCGACGGCCGCATCACGTCCGTCTACATCATCCGCAACCCGGACAAGCTCCGGCACCTCGCCGGCCGCTGA
- a CDS encoding ABC transporter permease translates to MPFVPVLHAEWIKIRTLRSQWCALAAILVATAAFSALAAADADDTDPLFSVFFGVGFGQIAAIAFGTTAVAAEFRGGALRLTLAAVPDRGRWFAAKVTAIALPALAVGLLTGFATLLVGRAALGPSAPGWAEGVRGVVGCGVHLTLMALFAAGLAAVLRSGVATLSVLIPFLLIVSFVIGDLSGSVADFLPDRAGQVALHSTWDGALGPWSGLAVAALWTAAALTAGAWSVRRRDA, encoded by the coding sequence ATGCCTTTCGTCCCCGTCCTCCACGCCGAGTGGATCAAGATCCGCACGCTGCGCTCCCAGTGGTGCGCGCTCGCCGCGATCCTCGTCGCCACCGCCGCGTTCTCGGCGCTCGCCGCGGCCGACGCCGACGACACGGACCCGCTGTTCTCGGTGTTCTTCGGCGTCGGCTTCGGGCAGATCGCCGCGATCGCCTTCGGTACGACGGCCGTCGCCGCGGAGTTCCGGGGCGGAGCGCTGCGGCTGACGCTGGCGGCGGTGCCCGACCGGGGCCGCTGGTTCGCCGCCAAGGTGACGGCGATCGCTCTGCCGGCGCTGGCCGTCGGCCTGCTCACCGGGTTCGCCACGCTCCTGGTGGGCCGGGCGGCCCTCGGCCCGTCCGCGCCCGGCTGGGCGGAGGGAGTGCGCGGCGTGGTCGGCTGCGGTGTCCACCTGACGCTGATGGCCCTGTTCGCCGCCGGACTCGCGGCCGTGCTGCGCAGTGGAGTCGCGACCCTCTCCGTGCTGATCCCGTTCCTGCTGATCGTGTCCTTCGTCATCGGAGACCTGTCCGGCTCGGTCGCCGACTTCCTCCCCGACCGGGCCGGCCAAGTGGCCCTGCACAGCACCTGGGACGGCGCACTCGGCCCGTGGAGCGGTCTCGCGGTGGCCGCGCTGTGGACGGCGGCGGCCCTGACGGCGGGCGCCTGGAGCGTGCGGCGCAGGGACGCCTGA
- a CDS encoding cellulase family glycosylhydrolase, giving the protein MKRIVALLATCATALGLTALAGPQPAAAATGCKVDYTVTSQWQGGFQAGVKITNLGDPVTGWTLKFSLPDAGQKVVQGWNATWSQSGSTVSAAGVDWNRTLATGASTDLGFTGSFTGSNPKPSAFTLNGVACTGSVGDTPSNPDPGSNGTPVDVNGQLHVCGVNLCNQYNRPIQLRGMSTHGIQWFSKCYTSASLDALAKDWKSDLLRIAMYVQENGYETDPAGFTSRVNSLVDMAEARGMYALIDFHTLTPGDPNYNLDRAKTFFASVAARNAAKKNVIYEIANEPNGVSWTAIKNYAEQVIPVIRAADPDAVIIVGTRGWSSLGVSDGSSETEVVNNPVNATNIMYTFHFYAASHKDNYRATVSRAASKLPLFVTEFGTVSATGGGAMDRTSTTAWLDLLDQLKISYANWTYSDADESSAALKPGTCNGSDYSSSGVLTESGALIKSRISTADSFPTS; this is encoded by the coding sequence TTGAAACGCATTGTGGCCCTGCTGGCGACCTGCGCCACGGCGCTGGGTCTCACGGCACTGGCCGGCCCCCAGCCGGCGGCAGCCGCCACCGGCTGCAAGGTCGACTACACCGTCACCAGCCAGTGGCAGGGCGGCTTCCAGGCAGGAGTGAAGATCACCAACCTGGGTGATCCCGTCACCGGCTGGACGCTGAAGTTCTCCCTGCCGGACGCGGGGCAGAAGGTCGTCCAGGGCTGGAACGCCACCTGGTCGCAGTCCGGTTCCACGGTCAGCGCCGCCGGCGTCGACTGGAACCGCACCCTGGCCACCGGCGCGTCCACCGACCTCGGATTCACGGGCTCCTTCACCGGCTCCAACCCCAAGCCCTCGGCGTTCACGCTCAACGGCGTCGCCTGCACCGGCTCCGTCGGGGATACGCCGTCAAACCCCGACCCGGGCAGCAACGGCACTCCCGTGGACGTCAACGGGCAGCTGCACGTGTGCGGTGTGAACCTGTGCAACCAGTACAACCGCCCCATCCAGCTGCGGGGCATGAGCACGCACGGCATCCAGTGGTTCAGCAAGTGCTACACCAGCGCGTCGCTGGACGCGCTGGCGAAGGACTGGAAGTCGGACCTGCTGCGCATCGCGATGTACGTGCAGGAGAACGGTTACGAGACCGACCCGGCGGGCTTCACCAGCCGGGTGAACAGCCTCGTCGACATGGCCGAGGCCCGGGGCATGTACGCCCTGATCGACTTCCACACCCTCACGCCGGGTGACCCCAACTACAACCTGGACCGCGCCAAGACCTTCTTCGCGTCCGTCGCCGCCCGCAACGCCGCCAAGAAGAACGTGATCTACGAGATCGCCAACGAGCCCAACGGCGTGAGCTGGACCGCCATCAAGAACTACGCCGAGCAGGTCATCCCGGTGATCCGGGCCGCCGACCCGGACGCCGTGATCATCGTCGGCACCCGGGGCTGGTCCTCGCTGGGCGTCTCGGACGGCTCCAGCGAGACCGAGGTCGTCAACAACCCGGTCAACGCCACCAACATCATGTACACGTTCCACTTCTACGCCGCGAGCCACAAGGACAACTACCGCGCCACGGTGAGCCGGGCGGCCTCGAAGCTGCCGCTGTTCGTCACCGAGTTCGGCACGGTGAGCGCCACCGGCGGCGGGGCGATGGACCGGACCAGCACCACGGCCTGGCTGGACCTGCTCGACCAGTTGAAGATCAGCTACGCGAACTGGACCTACTCCGACGCCGACGAGAGCAGCGCGGCGCTCAAGCCCGGCACCTGCAACGGCAGCGACTACAGCAGCAGCGGTGTGCTGACCGAGTCCGGAGCGCTGATCAAGAGCCGCATCAGCACGGCCGACTCCTTCCCCACCAGCTGA
- a CDS encoding sensor histidine kinase, whose product MSRLLRPLLRATTYTRLLHLWVPMLMVSVWLFIDPTTPWMPALFLVPLGLVPAMRRGEGIQALLMLTPGEPEPGISQAPAANWRDRLRTVLWLELRMLLGGAAVFASVWLPILTFELAQCAWGGAPAGILLLDRLPPHRAWALLAPLPLLVFYGVAVGLGELITAAARRLLGPSAAERLAALEERTEQLLERTRIARELHDSIGHALTLAVVQAGAARAAGDPEFTDRALGAIEETGRAALEDLERVLGVLREAERPVSARPTLADAGRLLESARASGAKIDAEVTGPVEAVPGPVSREGYRILQEALTNVLRHAGAVPVRARVRVTGGALVLEVRNPLPGAIPGPGRGSGLRGIRERAGLLGGTAVTGPEEGDWRVRVELPLG is encoded by the coding sequence ATGTCCCGCCTTCTGCGCCCGCTGCTGCGCGCGACGACGTACACGCGCCTGCTGCATCTGTGGGTGCCCATGCTGATGGTCAGCGTCTGGCTGTTCATCGACCCGACGACTCCGTGGATGCCCGCGCTGTTCCTCGTCCCGCTCGGTCTGGTGCCCGCGATGCGGCGCGGCGAGGGGATTCAGGCACTGCTGATGCTCACGCCCGGCGAGCCGGAGCCGGGCATCTCCCAGGCACCGGCGGCGAACTGGCGGGACCGGCTGCGCACGGTGCTGTGGCTGGAGCTGCGCATGCTGCTCGGCGGCGCGGCCGTGTTCGCCTCGGTGTGGCTGCCCATCCTCACCTTCGAACTGGCGCAGTGCGCGTGGGGCGGCGCCCCGGCCGGAATCCTGCTGCTGGACCGGCTGCCGCCGCACCGCGCCTGGGCTCTGCTGGCACCGCTGCCGCTGCTCGTCTTCTACGGCGTGGCCGTGGGGCTCGGCGAGCTGATCACGGCCGCCGCGCGCCGGTTGCTCGGGCCGTCGGCGGCCGAGCGGCTGGCCGCGCTGGAGGAGCGAACCGAGCAACTGCTGGAACGCACCCGGATCGCACGGGAGTTGCACGACTCGATCGGGCACGCCCTGACGCTGGCGGTGGTGCAGGCCGGTGCCGCGCGCGCGGCCGGTGACCCGGAGTTCACCGACCGGGCGCTGGGCGCCATCGAGGAGACCGGCCGGGCCGCGCTGGAGGATCTGGAACGGGTGCTGGGCGTGTTGCGGGAGGCCGAACGCCCGGTGAGCGCGCGGCCCACGCTGGCCGACGCCGGCCGGCTGCTGGAGTCGGCGCGGGCCTCGGGGGCGAAGATCGACGCGGAGGTGACGGGTCCGGTGGAGGCTGTGCCGGGACCGGTGTCCCGCGAGGGCTACCGCATCCTCCAGGAGGCGCTCACCAATGTGCTGCGGCACGCGGGCGCGGTGCCGGTGCGGGCCCGGGTCCGGGTCACCGGCGGCGCGCTCGTCCTGGAGGTGCGCAATCCGCTGCCGGGGGCGATACCCGGCCCGGGCCGGGGAAGCGGCCTGCGCGGCATACGGGAGCGGGCCGGGCTGCTCGGCGGGACCGCCGTCACCGGTCCGGAGGAGGGCGACTGGCGGGTGCGGGTGGAGCTGCCCCTCGGGTGA
- a CDS encoding response regulator transcription factor: MPVTVLLVDDEPLVRAGLRAVLEAQPDIEVAGEAADGAAVIPLVRQLRPDVVAMDVRMPLMDGIEATRAVLRTVPDPPKILVVTTFEDDEFVYEALRAGADGFLLKRARPAEIAHAVRLVAAGDSLLFPASVRRLAARYGDGGRPARAALERARLTEREAEVLRLMARGLSNAEIAARLVVGAETVKSHVSAILAKLGARDRTQAVIAAYESGFVEPG, encoded by the coding sequence ATGCCGGTCACCGTCCTGCTCGTCGACGACGAACCCCTGGTCCGCGCGGGTCTGCGGGCCGTGCTGGAGGCGCAGCCCGACATCGAGGTGGCGGGCGAGGCGGCCGACGGCGCGGCGGTCATCCCGCTGGTACGCCAACTGCGGCCGGACGTGGTCGCGATGGACGTCCGGATGCCGCTGATGGACGGTATCGAGGCCACGCGCGCGGTGCTGCGCACGGTGCCCGATCCGCCGAAGATCCTCGTGGTGACCACCTTCGAGGACGACGAGTTCGTGTACGAGGCGCTGCGCGCGGGCGCGGACGGTTTTCTGCTGAAGCGGGCCCGCCCGGCCGAGATCGCGCACGCGGTGCGACTGGTGGCGGCCGGCGACTCGCTGCTGTTCCCGGCCTCCGTACGGCGGCTCGCCGCCCGGTACGGCGACGGCGGCCGGCCGGCCCGGGCCGCGCTGGAGCGGGCCCGGCTGACCGAGCGGGAGGCGGAGGTGCTGCGGCTGATGGCACGCGGGCTGTCGAACGCGGAGATCGCCGCGCGGCTGGTGGTGGGCGCCGAGACGGTGAAGTCGCATGTGAGCGCCATCTTGGCCAAGCTCGGCGCGCGCGACCGCACCCAGGCGGTGATCGCGGCCTATGAGTCGGGGTTCGTGGAGCCGGGCTGA
- the mug gene encoding G/U mismatch-specific DNA glycosylase, translating to MVADGLRVLFCGINPGLMSAATGHHFARPGNRFWPVLHRSGFTPRLLKPAEQRELLSYGLGITNVVARATARADELTTEEYVEGGRLLTGKVTRLRPGWLAVVGVTAYRTAFGDRTAKVGPQERTIGGTRIWVLPNPSGLNAHWTAATMAEEFGRLREAAGATG from the coding sequence GTGGTCGCGGACGGCCTGCGCGTGCTGTTCTGCGGCATCAACCCCGGGTTGATGTCGGCCGCGACCGGCCACCACTTCGCCCGGCCCGGCAACCGCTTCTGGCCGGTGCTGCACCGGTCCGGCTTCACTCCCCGGCTGCTGAAGCCGGCCGAGCAGCGGGAGCTGCTGTCCTACGGGCTCGGCATCACGAACGTCGTGGCCCGGGCGACCGCGCGGGCCGACGAGCTGACCACCGAGGAGTACGTCGAGGGCGGCCGGCTGCTGACCGGGAAGGTGACGCGGCTGCGGCCCGGATGGCTGGCCGTCGTCGGCGTGACCGCCTACCGCACGGCCTTCGGCGACCGCACCGCGAAGGTGGGCCCGCAGGAGCGGACCATCGGCGGCACCCGGATCTGGGTCCTGCCCAACCCCAGCGGGCTGAACGCGCACTGGACCGCGGCCACCATGGCGGAGGAGTTCGGGCGGCTGCGCGAGGCGGCCGGCGCGACCGGCTGA
- a CDS encoding ATP-binding cassette domain-containing protein: MTSIDVRDLTKEYGGRRAVDGLTFSVGPGRVTGFLGPNGAGKSTTFRLLLGLDRPTAGTAAIGGRAYARLREPLRRVGALLDAGAAHGARTARGHLLALAASNRIPARRVDEVLEETGLAAVAGRRVRTYSLGMRQRLGIAAALLGDPEVVLLDEPANGLDPEGIVWIRTLLRRLAAQGRTVLVSSHLMGETAAFADHLLILGRGRLLADTPVKDFIHARVRPHVRVRTSDPAALADLLARHGHDASREEDGAWSVRHARADDLGRLMSEAGVPVLELAAREATLEEAYLDLTAAEAEFTAPHQEA, encoded by the coding sequence ATGACCAGCATCGACGTTCGCGACCTGACCAAGGAGTACGGCGGCCGGCGGGCCGTGGACGGCCTCACCTTCAGCGTCGGACCCGGCCGGGTCACCGGCTTCCTCGGGCCCAACGGCGCCGGCAAGTCCACCACCTTCCGCCTCCTCCTCGGCCTCGACCGGCCCACCGCCGGCACCGCCGCCATCGGCGGCCGGGCCTACGCCCGGCTCCGGGAACCCCTGCGCCGGGTGGGCGCCCTGCTCGACGCCGGGGCCGCGCACGGCGCGCGCACCGCCCGCGGCCATCTGCTGGCCCTCGCCGCGAGCAACCGCATACCGGCCCGCCGGGTCGACGAGGTCCTGGAGGAGACGGGCCTCGCCGCCGTGGCCGGGCGCCGGGTGCGGACGTACTCCCTCGGCATGCGCCAGCGGCTCGGCATCGCCGCCGCCCTCCTCGGCGACCCCGAGGTCGTCCTGCTCGACGAACCCGCCAACGGCCTCGACCCGGAGGGCATCGTGTGGATCCGCACCCTGCTGCGCCGGCTCGCGGCACAGGGCCGTACGGTTCTGGTCTCCAGCCATCTCATGGGCGAGACGGCCGCGTTCGCCGACCATCTGCTGATCCTCGGCCGGGGCCGCCTGCTCGCCGACACACCGGTCAAGGACTTCATCCACGCACGCGTACGGCCGCACGTGCGCGTCCGCACCAGCGACCCCGCCGCCCTCGCCGACCTGCTCGCCCGGCACGGCCACGACGCCTCCCGCGAGGAGGACGGGGCCTGGTCCGTTCGGCACGCGCGGGCGGACGACCTCGGCCGGCTGATGTCCGAGGCGGGCGTCCCCGTCCTGGAACTCGCCGCCCGGGAGGCCACCCTGGAGGAGGCCTACCTCGATCTGACCGCGGCCGAAGCCGAGTTCACCGCACCGCACCAGGAGGCCTGA
- a CDS encoding GntR family transcriptional regulator, which yields MGTTQLESVPEPKYWHLKTVLSEALDSEFSVGEILPNERDLAARFGVARATLRQALEQLELEGRLQRRRGVGTTVAPPRVGVAVGTRRHDWPGAAGDAWQPVDGAQAVPPAAVAAALETGADEVVHTVRRSRMSHNQQVATELLYIPAASVPGLTAIDAPSGAARARAVLRELQHLPLEGEDRAVELGSARAEDARALDRLPGSPVLLVTTRFFAQGRTAALSVATYRADTCRLTFGDSAGVEIHHDPEQRAS from the coding sequence GTGGGGACCACGCAGCTGGAATCGGTACCGGAACCGAAGTACTGGCATCTCAAGACCGTGCTCAGCGAGGCACTCGACTCCGAGTTCTCGGTCGGCGAGATCCTGCCCAACGAACGTGACCTGGCCGCCCGCTTCGGCGTGGCCCGCGCCACGCTCCGCCAGGCCCTCGAACAGCTGGAGCTGGAGGGCCGGCTGCAACGCCGGCGCGGGGTCGGCACCACCGTCGCGCCCCCGCGCGTCGGCGTGGCCGTCGGCACGCGGCGGCACGACTGGCCCGGCGCCGCCGGAGACGCCTGGCAGCCCGTCGACGGCGCCCAGGCGGTGCCGCCGGCCGCCGTCGCCGCCGCGCTGGAGACCGGCGCGGACGAAGTGGTGCACACCGTGCGCCGCTCCCGGATGTCCCACAACCAGCAGGTCGCCACCGAACTGCTCTACATCCCGGCGGCCTCGGTGCCCGGCCTGACCGCGATCGACGCGCCCTCCGGCGCGGCACGCGCGCGTGCGGTGCTGCGGGAGCTTCAGCACCTGCCGCTGGAGGGGGAGGACCGCGCGGTCGAGCTGGGCTCCGCGCGCGCGGAGGACGCACGGGCACTGGACCGGCTCCCCGGCTCTCCGGTCCTCCTCGTCACCACCCGCTTCTTCGCCCAGGGCCGCACCGCCGCCCTGTCGGTGGCGACCTACCGCGCCGACACCTGCCGGCTCACCTTCGGCGACTCGGCGGGGGTCGAGATACACCACGACCCGGAGCAGCGCGCCTCCTGA